The following are from one region of the Arachis duranensis cultivar V14167 chromosome 10, aradu.V14167.gnm2.J7QH, whole genome shotgun sequence genome:
- the LOC107468170 gene encoding basic blue protein: MGDGRRSSAMIGVMLLLCMSVTYALRYKVGDSRGWSFNVSNWPYGKTFMAGDVLEFNYMFGMHNVMEVDKSFFELCIPIPKIGSEFGDTVHWSGNDQIQLRSGQSYFICSFLGHCQRGMKIAVNAV; encoded by the exons ATGGGAGATGGAAGAAGGAGTAGTGCAATGATTGGTGTAATGCTACTGTTGTGTATGTCAGTGACTTATGCACTGAGATACAAGGTTGGGGATTCACGTGGTTGGTCCTTCAACGTTAGTAACTGGCCTTATGGAAAGACTTTCATGGCTGGTGATGTACTTG AATTCAATTACATGTTTGGGATGCACAACGTGATGGAAGTAGACAAGTCTTTTTTCGAGCTATGCATTCCAATTCCAAAGATTGGAAGTGAATTTGGAGACACAGTACACTGGTCAGGAAATGATCAAATTCAGCTTCGCTCAGGACAGAGCTACTTCATTTGTAGTTTTCTTGGTCATTGTCAGCGTGGCATGAAAATTGCCGTCAATGCTGTCTAA
- the LOC107468188 gene encoding F-box/kelch-repeat protein At1g30090, with the protein MQRVRFSSQQGAVHKLGDPQMTLSPKFRLAVIQSSLEYSLRGDPLIPGLPDDVALNCLLRLPVQSHSSCRAVCKRWHLLLGNKERFFTNRRQLGFKDPWLFVFAYHKCTGKIQWQVLDLTHFSWHTIPAMPCKDKVCPHGFRCVSIPRDGTLFVCGGMVSDVDCPLDLVLKYEMQKNRWTVMNRMNTARSFFASGVIDGMLYVAGGNSTDLYELDSAEVLDPLTGNWRSIASMGTNMASYDAAVLNGKLLVTEGWLWPFYVSPRGQVYDPRTDNWENMAVGLREGWTGSSVVVYGHLFVVSELERMKLKVYDTETDSWDAIDGPPLPEQICKPFAVNACDCHIYVVGRNLHVAVGHISRLLPDENSDEKWSFSVRWHVIDAPESLSDLTPSSSQVLFA; encoded by the coding sequence ATGCAGCGTGTTCGATTTTCGTCTCAACAGGGAGCAGTACACAAGCTAGGAGACCCTCAAATGACATTATCTCCCAAGTTTAGGTTAGCTGTGATCCAATCTTCATTGGAATATTCTCTCAGGGGAGACCCCTTAATACCGGGCTTGCCGGACGACGTTGCTCTCAATTGCCTTCTCCGGCTGCCGGTTCAGAGTCATTCATCGTGTAGAGCTGTATGCAAGAGGTGGCATCTGCTACTTGGAAACAAAGAGAGGTTTTTCACCAACAGGAGACAATTGGGATTCAAGGATCCCTGGCTTTTTGTATTCGCCTACCATAAGTGCACTGGAAAGATCCAATGGCAGGTTCTTGACCTCACCCACTTTTCGTGGCACACCATCCCTGCAATGCCCTGTAAGGACAAGGTTTGCCCCCATGGTTTTAGGTGTGTTTCGATTCCCCGGGATGGCACTCTCTTTGTATGCGGCGGTATGGTCTCCGATGTCGACTGCCCTCTTGACTTGGTCTTGAAGTATGAGATGCAGAAAAATCGTTGGACTGTCATGAATAGGATGAATACGGCAAGGTCATTTTTTGCCAGTGGAGTAATTGATGGGATGCTTTATGTAGCTGGTGGGAATAGCACTGATCTATATGAGTTGGATTCTGCTGAGGTATTGGATCCTCTCACTGGAAATTGGCGCTCTATCGCCAGCATGGGAACCAATATGGCATCTTATGATGCAGCAGTTCTCAACGGGAAGCTTCTCGTCACGGAAGGCTGGTTATGGCCCTTTTATGTCTCTCCAAGGGGGCAAGTCTATGATCCCAGAACAGATAATTGGGAAAACATGGCTGTTGGACTTAGAGAAGGCTGGACCGGTTCAAGTGTAGTTGTTTATGGCCACTTGTTTGTTGTCTCTGAGCTCGAAAGAATGAAGCTAAAGGTCTATGACACGGAAACAGACTCCTGGGATGCCATAGATGGCCCCCCTTTGCCTGAGCAAATATGCAAGCCTTTTGCTGTCAATGCTTGCGATTGCCATATTTATGTCGTGGGCCGAAATCTTCATGTTGCTGTTGGCCATATCTCTAGACTGCTTCCAGACGAAAATTCTGACGAAAAATGGAGCTTCAGTGTTCGGTGGCATGTAATCGATGCACCAGAGAGTTTATCTGATCTCACTCCTTCAAGCTCTCAGGTGCTGTTTGCATAG
- the LOC107468129 gene encoding outer envelope membrane protein 7 has product MGAITSAVIAVAAVLLGWATIEIACKPCLEMGREAIDRNLNPDYDPDDDNRAIRAPLNPSSAADTDESSSSAPSTAVKSV; this is encoded by the coding sequence ATGGGTGCCATCACGAGCGCGGTGATAGCAGTGGCGGCGGTGCTTCTTGGATGGGCCACCATCGAGATCGCATGCAAGCCATGCCTCGAAATGGGTCGCGAAGCCATCGATCGTAATCTGAACCCCGATTACGATCCCGACGACGATAACCGTGCAATTCGTGCACCTCTTAATCCCTCCTCCGCTGCCGACACGGATGAATCCTCCTCCTCTGCACCTTCCACCGCCGTCAAATCCGTTTGA
- the LOC107468052 gene encoding cullin-4, with protein sequence MKYMQQSDVPDYLKHVETRLQEEHDRCLIYLDASTRKPLIATAEKQLLERHIPAILDKGFSVLMDGNRIEDLQRMYSLFLRVNALESLRQALSSYIRRTGQAIVMDEEKDKDMVSSLLEFKASLDRIWEESFYKNEVFSNTIKDSFEHLINLRQNRPAELIAKFLDEKLRAGNKGTSEEELEGTLDKVLVLFRFIQGKDVFEAFYKKDLAKRLLLGKSASIDAEKSMISKLKTECGSQFTNKLEGMFKDIELSKEINESFKQSSQARTKLPSGIEMSVHVLTTGYWPTYPPMDVRLPHELNVYQDIFKEFYLSKYSGRRLMWQNSLGHCVLKAEFPKGKKELAVSLFQTVVLMLFNDAEKLSFQDIKDSTSIEDKELRRTLQSLACGKVRVLQKSPKGRDVEDDDSFSFNDGFTAPLYRIKVNAIQLKETVEENTSTTERVFQDRQYQIDAAIVRIMKTRKVLSHTLLITELFQQLKFPIKPADLKKRIESLIDREYLERDKSNPQIYNYLA encoded by the exons ATGAAATACATGCAGCAATCAGATGTTCCAGATTATTTGAAGCATGTGGAG ACAAGATTGCAAGAGGAACACGACAGATGCCTGATCTACTTGGATGCGAGTACTAGGAAGCCGCTGATAGCCACAGCAGAAAAGCAACTTCTTGAACGTCATATACCTGCCATTCTTGATAAG GGTTTCTCTGTGCTTATGGATGGAAATCGCATTGAAGACCTTCAGAGAATGTACTCACTCTTTTTAAGGGTCAATGCCCTTGAGTCACTAAGACAAGCCCTAAGTTCATATATAAGGAGAACTGGGCAGGCCATTGTTATGGATGAGGAGAAAGATAAAGACATGGTTTCTTCACTTCTGGAGTTTAAGGCTTCTCTTGACAGAATATGGGAAGAAAGTTTTTATAAGAATGAAGTATTCTCTAACACCATTAAAGATTCATTTGAGCATCTTATCAATCTACGACAG AACCGACCAGCAGAGTTGATTGCCAAGTTCTTAGATGAGAAGCTCCGTGCAGGTAACAAGGGTACTTCTGAAGAGGAATTGGAGGGAACACTTGATAAAGTCCTGGTTTTATTTAGGTTCATTCAG GGCAAAGATGTGTTTGAAGCTTTTTATAAGAAAGATCTTGCAAAAAGACTGCTTTTGGGAAAAAGTGCGTCTATTGATGCAGAGAAGTCTATGATATCCAAG TTGAAGACTGAGTGTGGCAGTCAGTTCACAAACAAATTGGAAGGAATGTTCAAG GacattgaattatcaaaagaaataaatgagTCCTTCAAACAGTCATCCCAAGCAAGGACAAAACTCCCATCAGGAATTGAAATGAGTGTTCATGTCCTGACAACTGG TTACTGGCCAACATATCCACCCATGGATGTTAGACTTCCTCATGAATTGAATGTTTACCAG GATATTTTCAAAGAGTTCTATCTGAGCAAATACAGTGGAAGGCGTTTGATGTGGCAAAATTCATTAGGTCACTGTGTCTTGAAGGCAGAGTTTCCTAAAGGGAAAAAGGAGTTGGCAGTCTCCCTATTTCAG ACTGTTGTTTTGATGCTATTCAATGATGCCGAGAAACTGAGCTTTCAAGATATCAAGGACTCTACCAGTATCGAGGACAAAGAACTGAGAAGGACTCTGCAATCGCTTGCATGCGGAAAAGTTCGTGTCCTACAGAAG TCGCCGAAGGGTAGAGATGTGGAGGATGATGACTCATTCTCTTTTAATGATGGCTTTACAGCTCCTCTTTACCGTATAAAG GTGAATGCCATTCAGTTGAAGGAGACAGTGGAGGAAAACACAAGCACCACTGAAAGAGTTTTCCAAGACCGTCAGTATCAG ATTGATGCTGCCATTGTGAGGATAATGAAGACGAGGAAAGTACTTAGTCACACCCTTCTTATTACCGAACTCTTCCAACAG CTCAAGTTTCCAATAAAACCAGCTGATTTGAAGAAAAGGATTGAAAGCCTGATTGACAGAGAGTATCTGGAGAGGGACAAGAGCAACCCCCAAATATACAATTATCTGGCATAG